The Prionailurus viverrinus isolate Anna chromosome B4, UM_Priviv_1.0, whole genome shotgun sequence genome has a window encoding:
- the POLR3H gene encoding DNA-directed RNA polymerase III subunit RPC8, which produces MFVLVEMVDTVRIPPWQFERKLNDSIAEELNKKLANKVVYNVGLCICLFDITKLEDAYVFPGDGASHTKVHFRYVVFHPFLDEILIGKIKGCSPEGVHVSLGFFDDILIPPESLQQPAKFDEAEQVWVWEYETEEGAHDLYMDTGEEIRFRVVDESFVDTSPTGPSSAEATSSSEELPKKEAPYTLVGSISEPGLGLLSWWTSS; this is translated from the exons ATGTTCGTCCTGGTGGAGATGGTGGACACCGTGCGGATCCCCCCGTGGCAGTTTGAGAGGAAGCTCAACGACTCCATTGCCGAAGAGCTGAACAAAAAGTTGGCCAACAAG GTCGTGTACAACGTGGGGCTCTGCATCTGCCTGTTTGACATCACTAAGCTGGAGGATGCCTACGTGTTCCCAGGAGACGGCGCGTCACACACCAAAG tCCATTTTCGCTATGTGGTGTTCCATCCATTCCTGGATGAGATTCTGATCGGCAAGATCAAAGGCTGCAGCCCGGAGGGAGTTCACG tCTCTCTAGGGTTCTTCGATGACATTCTCATCCCCCCAGAGTCGCTGCAGCAGCCAGCCAAGTT CGACGAGGCAGAGCAGGTGTGGGTGTGGGAGTACGAGACGGAGGAAGGAGCGCACGACTTGTACATGGACACCGGCGAGGAGATCCGCTTCCGGGTGGTGGACGAGAGCTTTGTGGACACGTCCCCCACGGGGCCCAGCTCGGCAGAGGCCACCTCTTCCAGTGAGGAGCTGCCAAAGAAGGAGGCTCCGTACACGCTTGTG GGATCCATTAGCGAGCCAGGCCTGGGCCTCCTCTCCTGGTGGACCAGCAGCTAG